Proteins co-encoded in one Deinococcus arcticus genomic window:
- a CDS encoding GTP-binding protein — translation MAKGTFERTKPHVNVGTIGHVDHGKTTLTAAITFTAAAADPT, via the coding sequence ATGGCAAAAGGAACGTTTGAACGCACGAAGCCGCACGTGAACGTGGGGACGATTGGGCACGTGGACCATGGGAAAACCACCCTGACGGCCGCCATCACCTTCACGGCCGCCGCCGCTGACCCGAC